The following proteins are co-located in the Anas platyrhynchos isolate ZD024472 breed Pekin duck chromosome 1, IASCAAS_PekinDuck_T2T, whole genome shotgun sequence genome:
- the FAM124A gene encoding protein FAM124A, with the protein MEQQEQQQQQQEPGGEEDCGDSGAETGGSEYSRMSSTSSELSVEDIQDPFLVSVHIITDPGESKTLQQAIDKLLAWIHPDLQLFRVSERRVSKKRRKPGKAGAPQPALAVILFLQEEYGEEPILQLHETFQRPPWRYHHTERVHGKFLPYMPCSQDFYTLAPETPLWAIRPVHYGKEIIRFTIYCRNENYADILKLYELILKRPVCQKKADFCVFPVYSNMEIDIQFSLKKLPKGQMPVPTESAVLEFRVKDVGQLVPLLPNPCSPISEGRWQTEDHDGNRILLQQARSWCRKSAKQNKQPYPSVSTDSRLTTLPGFLPQSHQPVPEQPEEMSQNKVHHANGLGHHLGFSQQDLRHGDGGDFTRRSSSASSISWSFQRSKSLFCLPTVSTSPTSETAHFSEPFQFSSTGSPATRLKTWRCSPRLNIDDLEGAQETDVDTGRKLSFSDLSVVSAYSALNGFCSDLEASLPPQKQTLGMTTQAATSGRPVSVMCNTFEPGDGSLPSLSEWSSSSFRSASFSRQPKQPSRAAPCSLDDYGSIYPASPTNEEEFYI; encoded by the exons GTGAACTTTCTGTGGAAGACATACAGGACCCATTCCTCGTTAGTGTGCATATTATCACCGACCCAGGTGAATCCAAGACTCTTCAGCAAGCCATCGATAAGCTCCTAGCCTGGATCCACCCAGACCTGCAGCTGTTTCGAGTCTCGGAAAGACGCGTGTCCAAGAAGCGCAGGAAGCCAGGTAAGGCTGgcgctcctcagcctgcccttgCCGTCATTCTGTTCCTGCAGGAGGAGTACGGAGAGGAGCCCATCCTGCAGCTCCACGAAACCTTTCAGCGGCCACCTTGGCGTTACCACCACACAGAGCGAGTGCACGGCAAGTTCCTCCCTTACATGCCGTGCAGCCAGGACTTTTACACCTTGGCTCCCGAGACCCCTCTGTGGGCCATTCGCCCGGTGCACTACGGGAAGGAAATTATCCGCTTCACGATATACTGCAGGAATGAAAACTACGCTGACATTCTCAAGTTGTATGAGTTAATACTGAAAAGACCGGTATGTCAGAAAAAAGCGGACTTTTGTGTTTTCCCTGTCTATTCCAACATGGAAATAGAcattcagttttctttaaaaaaacttCCAAAGGGCCAAATGCCAGTGCCAACCGAGTCAGCAGTGCTGGAATTCAGAGTGAAGGATGTTGGACAGCTCGTTCCTCTCCTGCCCAACCCTTGCAGCCCAATTAGTGAAGGCAGGTGGCAGACCGAAGACCATGATGGGAATAGGATCCTCTTGCAG caagCACGCAGTTGGTGTAGGAAGTCTGCAAAGCAGAACAAGCAACCGTATCCATCTGTGTCAACAGATTCCCGCCTCACCACTTTGCCAGGCTTTCTTCCTCAGAGCCACCAGCCTGTCCCTGAACAACCAGAAGAAATGAGTCAAAACAAGGTACACCACGCAAACGGCCTTGGTCATCATCTTGGTTTCTCCCAGCAGGACTTGAGGCACGGTGATGGAGGAGACTTCACTCGCAGATCCAGCAGTGCTTCCAGCATTTCGTGGTCATTTCAACGAAGCAAGTCTCTGTTCTGCTTGCCCACGGTGAGCACCTCTCCAACCTCAGAGACTGCTCATTTCAGTGAaccatttcagttttcaagtacTGGGTCACCTGCAACCAGGTTGAAAACATGGAGGTGCAGCCCCAGGCTTAACATTGATGATTTGGAGGGTGCACAGGAGACTGACGTAGACACGGGGAGGAAGCTGTCCTTCTCAGACCTGTCTGTGGTCTCTGCGTACTCTGCCCTGAATGGATTTTGCAGTGACTTGGaagcctctcttcccccacaGAAGCAAACCCTCGGTATGACTACACAAGCTGCTACCAGTGGGAGGCCTGTATCTGTCATGTGCAATACCTTTGAGCCTGGGGATGGTTCGCTGCCTTCTCTCTCTGAATGGTCTTCCAGCTCATTTAGGTCAGCATCTTTCTCCAGGCAGCCCAAACAGCCCTCGAGAGCAGCCCCTTGTTCTCTGGATGACTATGGCAGCATTTACCCAGCTTCACCAACCAATGAAGAAGAATTTTACATCTGA